A part of Candidatus Electrothrix aestuarii genomic DNA contains:
- a CDS encoding DUF4255 domain-containing protein — protein MIDTSITVIADRLNQYLKNVFDLSEDVVVVSNILEQDGSIAAHIDNKVVVFLVNIEKESIMGHQPELRSAGASRNPSAYPPLRLNLYLMFAASFGGKNYPESLKFISQTVSFFQRSPVFDHQTTPELDDRVEKLVLDMENISFRDLSSLWGVLSGKYLPSVLYKVRMLTFHTGDIKKAVSSIQDTDGSVRGR, from the coding sequence ATGATAGACACTTCCATTACAGTCATTGCTGATCGTTTGAATCAATACCTAAAAAATGTCTTCGATTTGTCAGAAGACGTTGTTGTTGTCTCCAATATTCTGGAACAAGATGGGTCTATTGCTGCTCATATCGATAACAAGGTCGTTGTCTTTCTCGTGAATATTGAAAAAGAAAGTATCATGGGGCACCAACCGGAGCTCAGGTCTGCCGGGGCCAGCCGTAATCCCTCAGCCTACCCTCCCCTTCGCCTCAACCTCTATCTTATGTTCGCAGCCAGTTTTGGTGGAAAAAACTACCCTGAGTCGCTCAAGTTTATTTCGCAAACGGTTTCCTTTTTTCAGCGGAGCCCAGTCTTTGATCATCAAACGACCCCTGAGTTGGATGACAGGGTAGAAAAATTGGTTTTGGATATGGAAAATATCTCTTTCCGTGACTTAAGCAGCCTTTGGGGCGTGTTAAGCGGCAAGTATTTGCCTTCAGTATTATACAAGGTGAGGATGCTGACCTTTCACACCGGTGATATCAAAAAAGCTGTTTCGTCCATCCAGGATACAGATGGCTCTGTACGAGGAAGATAA